The following is a genomic window from Bombina bombina isolate aBomBom1 chromosome 3, aBomBom1.pri, whole genome shotgun sequence.
tgggaccaaggctatttttacatttttgcggtgtttgtgtttagctgtaattttccccttactcatttactgtacccacacatattatatactgtttttctcgccattaaatggactttcaaaatataccattattttcatcatatcttataatttactataaaaacatttataaaatatgaggaaaaaatggaaaaaaacacactttttctaactttgacccccaaaatcttttatacatctacaaccaccaaaaaaaacatatgctaaatagtttctaaattttgtcctgagtttagaaatacccaatgtttacatgttctttgctttttttgcaagttatagggctataaatacaagtagcactttgctatttccaaaccacttttttttcaaaattagcgctagttactttggaaccctgatatctgtcaggaatacctgaatatcccttgacatgtatatattttttttttagaagacaacccaaagtattgatctaggcccattttggtatattttatgccaccatttcaccgccaaatgcgatcaaataaaaaaaattgttcactttttcacaatttttttcacaaactttaggtttctcactgaaattatttacaaaaaacgtatgcaattatagcatacatggttgtaaatgcttctctgggatcccctttgttcataaatagcagacatatatggctttggttttgctttttactaattagaaggctgctaaatgcgactgcgcaccacacgtgtattatgcccagcagtgaaggggttaattagggagcatgtagggagcttctatggttaattttagcttcagtgtagtgtagtagacaatcccaagtattgatctaggcccattttggtatatttcatgccaccatttcaccgccaaatgcgatcaaataaaaaaaaaacgcaaaatttttcacaattttaggtttctcactgaaattatttacaaacagcatgtgcaattatggcacaaatagttgtaaatgcttctctgggatcccctttgttcagaaatagcagacatatatgactttggcattgctttttggtaattagaaggccgctaagtgctgctgcgcatcacacgtgtattatggctagcagtgaaggggttaattaggaagtttgtagggagcttgcagggttaattttagctttagtgtagagatcagcctcccacctgacacatcagaccccctgatccctcccaaacagctcccttccctcccccaccccacaattgtccccgccatcttaagtactggcagaaagtctgccagtactaaaataaacgtttttaaaaaaaaaaaaaaaaatctttagcatatttacatatgctactttgtaggatccccccttagcccccaacctccctgatcccccccaaaacagctctctaacccccccctctgccttattgggggccatcttgggtactggcagctatctgccagtacccagtttacaatatattttctcttttttattttattttttatgtttttctgtagtgtagcttccccacgaccaacccctacccccaccccctcccagatcccttagattacttttttggggcatttattccccctcttcctcccacttacatagTGTTGTGTAAGCGGTTCCcaaccgctccctccccgtgcacgcgcccgcccgccgccccccgtgcacgtgcgcgtgtcTGTGCGTGCCCCTGActttcccgcccccctctgtgtctcagaaaccatcgatggccgcccacccgcctcccactgcagctcccacccaccaacgattgcggccatcgatgtccggtgtagagagggccacagagtggctctctctgcaccggaggggtacaaattgttattgcaggatgcctcgatattgaggcatcctgcaataaccggaaagcagctggaagcgatgaggatcgcttccagctgctttccaaaccgaggatgtacgccatacgtcctcaggcgttaactgttttttttctgaggacgtatggcgtacgtcctcggtcattaaggggttaaggtactaTTAATCTGCCTATTCTATTGCTTATGTAGAATATATAGACTTTATTGTTTCCTATAAAAGAAATATTTGCTGTCACATGTATATGGAATTCCTGTACTAATCCATAGTTTCCAGCGTTGCTGCCATCCTTTCTGTAAAGAAGAACTTTCTGAAATTACATTTAAATTGTACATCCATAGTCACCTAACATTTTGTTCTAAGTGTTCTTTATCTGTAACAATTGCTTCTTTCTGAACTCTAAATCCATATTATATGCTGGTTTACATCATATCTCTCATATCTCTTCTATACTAAAGTGACATTCTTATGAAATATGTGACTATATAGCTTCAGTCTACCCTTTAAGCAAGGGCAGGCTAaagttatacttaaaaaaaaaattgtttattaaagggacattgtacactagatttttctttgcataaatgttttttagatgatccatttatattgctcATTTGGGACTGttcttgtaaaaatgtatagttttacctatttttaaataacattgtgctgattttcagactcctaaccaagccccaaattttcatatgcgggggggggggggggtgtagtatCTGCTGCTCCTGctttcccagtccctttcagtgggtgtcccccagctactaagtaagtttttaaaaggctttatactggatttttagatcagtatctgtgaatattcttctttattttagtgtctattacatgcagtttttaaaaaaatgtatgtacactttCTCTTTAATGGCCCATATGTTTTTGAtgtcttgtgatttttttttttaacttttgcacTTTAATTTAAGTCTTAAGCAGCGCTAAATATTCCAGCACAGTTTTGGCTTCTCtcgagcgcaaactataactttcaaattgtaataccagcactatctaGTCCAGTCACGATAACCAATTACAGGTTGTGCTAGAGCGATGCAGGCCATGGTTGTTCACTGGTAAATGAGATTTACCATAGACGTGTAGAATAAATTTGCACGCTAATGTATGCTCGGTCCAGCGATACTACTTACTGCGACCAGCGCTATCATAGCGCgcgatttgtaatctggcccagcaaTGGCAATTCTTACTTCCTGACTGATGTCTTACCAATTTGTTAGACATATATCTGAATAAATGAACCAATCTTAATTACTTATGAGATACATCTGGAACATATGCATTTCTGAATTAGGAAAACACGTGAAAAGCCTACAATAAAGATATGTTTTTGCCAGGCTGTTGcagaccattacaaaataaaaaataaaaaaaaatcattaaaggaaATTGTTATGTACAgactctttcattatttatttgtctaATTTTCAAATAATGTAATTCTAAAATTTGTGGGCTTTCCAGTTACTGTTAAAAGtggagtttatttatttatttatttttacaatgtgTTTCAACCACTTTGCAGAGTTGCAGTTTCAATAGCACATTTAAATGAGCTAACACAATTTTGCACTAGAATGACCCTTTAACTATTGTATTATTCAATGTAATCTGTACAATCTGCAGTCAGTTCACAGATGCCAAGTCAGAAAATGAGTGTAGGAGACTCAGATATCATAGCATGCAAATAGATACATAGACAAAACCACCAAGTCATGTGATTTCACAGTCAGACATCCATATCAAgctcacaccttaaagggacactaaacccaaaaaattctctcatgattgaagtagagaatgcaattataaacaacattctaatttacttctattatctaatttgcttcattctttagatatcatttattgaagaaattgcaaagcacatgggtgagccaatcacacgaggcatctatgtgcagcaaccaatcagcagctactgagcctatctatcagcaaagtatatcaagagaacgaagcaagttagataatagaagtaaattagaaagttgtttaaaactgcatgctcgttctaaatcatgaaagaaaaaatatgggtttcatgtccctttaatgcagaattTTATAATGGGGACAGGACATATTCCCAAAACAATTGTGCAACAGACCAGGTGGTCTAAAACAGATATCCTCAAACATGGCCCTccaaaggttttggaactacatttcccatgatgctcagccagcatatatAGTTCCGATCTAAATATGACTTGGGTATGTAAACAGAATTCAAACAGACTTAGCAAAATCatgaacttatattttttatttccagaaTCCAGGCTATCATAACAATAAAACAGCCAGACTTCTgacttcaataaataaaataatatctatatttatatatttatatatttgtatacccCGTGCAGGGAGCAATGCTCAGCAGAATACAAGAGATGCAAGACAATGGGACAGGAGAAGGAGGTAAAGCAAACGATAACAGTGAAAAGTGGAAGCACATTTGCATGATGGAAGAGTCTACCGGGAATTACATTAATTGTGAAATTATAAGTAAATTCTTAAATAACAGTTCAGttgtctgtgtttttttctttgcaatatTTTTATGACCATCCTTTGTGTGTACAAACtgctaaaatacatttaaacatttataaCAACAAGAATGAAAAAAGCAAGCCTAAAACATTTATGCACACAAAGGATAATCGTGAAACACACACTCCTAGGGTTGGCAGGCTTGTGTACGTCAAATTGCAGaattaaagacatttttttcaTTGCTGCAAATACAAGATATTATTaaaatgcattacatttttttaaagggatgctcctgtggtaaaaaaaaaaataaaaaaaaatattcctgcttgtttaaatttaaacatgtttaaattgatgggttttttttttttttaaatcaaaacaaaTATTCTGTAGAAGTGAGTAAATGGCAGCTTTGTTTATAGGTCTGAAATgtatgtttaaaaggacagtctagtcaaaattaaactttcatgattcagatagggcattcagttttaaacaactttctaatttacttttatcattaaatttgctttgttctcttggtattcgttgttgaaagctaaacctaggtaggcgctcatatgcaaatgtctagactctaagcccttgaaggccgcattttgaattttttttttacagctagacagagctagtctgtctgtgtgtgccatatagatgtgcTCGCTCCCGTGGAGTTatatataagtcagcactgattgggcaAAATGCAAGtcagttaaaagaactgaaataaggggtcattctgcagagacttatatacaaggtaatcaaagaggtaaaaagtgtattaatataaccgtattgattatgcaagactggggattgggtaataaagcgctacggaatttggcggcgctatacaaataaattataataaataaatgataataataaagggattatcttttttaaacaataacaattctggagtagactgtccatttttaaacattacttttatattaaaattgcatacCTTCTACTCATTAGTATGGATGCAAGAGAGATATAGCACAACTAAGGTTTAATTGCTAGTTATGTTTTCTCTCAAACACACAGGAgggtttttcttatatttttatatctgcCAAACTTACAAATACATTTGCTATGCAGTTTGTGAGAGCTTTAAGCTTGCTGAGTATTTAAGCTTCCAAAGCTAAAGGGAGGAGGATTCTGGGAAAGGCGAAGCTGAACTGGCACAGCACATGTAGCATTTCCAATGCCAGGGCCGCCTAATAATAGCGATGCCAAACCAAGCCATTATTATTTAAGACAATGTGCTTTTTCTGGGACGGTTCTGCTTTAAAAGGTCAATCACAGTATGAGTCATATAAGCACTGAGAGACATAATACAATAGGTAAGTTACCATGAAAAAAGATGGGATCTGTGTGATATACTgggaaaaacaaacattttttttactgtagCACAGTAAGTGCCAACTTGTAAACAGGAGAAATGTACAATGAAAGCTGTATATTTGTGTCTATAGAATTAATTTATGGCAATTAGAGTAAAGTTTCCTTCAGTAAGTGCCGGATGAATTGTTTGGCTTTGGCCCACAAGAGAATTCCTGCATTTAATAGTTTACTTGTAATTTCACATTTGCTGATGGACTAATGCAAATAACTAAATGGAACTGACAATTACATGACTCCATTAAGTCTAACCTTTCACAACCCCCTCCATTTCGCTATATGTAAACCAAATCCCCTACTTCAGTTCTCAGTCTCTTGTATTGCTGTTTATAGTTTCAGTTTCTATCCTGTATTCTCTCTCTTGCCCACTCTCATTGGTTGAGCTCGCACTATACATGCACATGCTGAAATCACAGAACAGATTGTTAGAAAGGTATATGGGAGATACAGCTCTGCAGGTAGTTTTCCCTTGCACCCTTCTGTCCTTCCATGTCACCCATTTAGCAAAATCCTTCCATTACACCACAATAGGGGTGTCAGAGAACACTGAACTGATGGATCCTGGGTCTGATAGCTTCCTGTGGGGTGAATGTGGTTGTAATGGAGGTCCCTTAATTCCAGGCACCTCCTGTGACCCATTGGGTTTTAGTTTTCCATTCTGGCCCCGCAGATCTCCAGAGGGTTCTAGGAAAGCTACATGACGGCTGAGTGCGGCCTTGTCACTGGTAGTCTCGTGGTTAGGTGTGGCACTTAGGACAGAAGAGCGGATGCTGTCTCTGTCCTCTCCTTGACCTTTATCACTAGGCCGACAACAACAGCGACATGGGGTAAGATATAAATATATCAGCACCAGTATAACACTGGCCACGCAGCCCACCAGAGTTGTGTAAGCCGTGTTTAATGTGTCTTGGTGGACATGCTGTGTGAAATTGAACACAGTCAAAGTCACATACAGTGTTTCATTCAGTGATTCACCCTGGGCATAACAGGTGTATGTTCCCTTGTCTTCTAACCGTATCGGCCGTATCTGAAGACTACCATTGCTCAGTACTGATACGCTTCGGTTCCCACTAGTCCCCCCAGAATGAGCCTGTACCCATACATTATCAGGGGTTATCCACACTTGGCTCCCACCCCTTAATTTAGTATCACAGTGTAAGGTGACTGTCTCTCCCAGGTATGCCTCCATGCCAGCCTCTCGAACTGCACTGCAGTTGAGCCCCTCACTGCTGTTGAGGATAAAGATGTTGATTGTGAGAAGCTTGTTTTGAGGCACAGGGTGGCACCGCAGTTCATCTCGGAAATCTATGATAGAGGAGAGTTGCCTCACATGCCAGCTCCAGTAGAGTCCATAAAGCTCACAGTCACAGGTCAGTGGATTCCCATGTAAGAAAAGTCCATTGCTGACCCAGGCGGGCAGCATCCGAAGTTGAGTGACAGGCAGAATCTTAATGCGGTTAAAGGACAAATCAAGGAGTGCCAGTTCTGGAAGCTTCTCTCCGTCTTTTACCAGTTCAAGGGGGAAGCGGTTTATGAGATTATGACTCATGTATAGCTTCTGCAGATGTGCCATTTCATCAAAGGCGGTGCGGTCAATGTAGTTAATGGAGTTCTGAAAGAGGAGTAGTACCTCCAGGTTCTCTAGGGCGCTGAACACATTTTCTTCTAGGGAGCGGAGCTTGTTGCAGGACAGATCCAAATGTCGCAAATGGGGAGTGAGGATGAGAGCTTCAGAAGATATAAAGGTAAGAGAATTGTGAGAGAGCAGCAGGGTGTGCAGTTTCTTTAGAGGGGCTGATGTCCACTCAGCCCGCAAGCGAGTCACGCTATTATGGCTGAGGTCAAGCACTGCAGTGTAGTTGGGCAGCCCACTGGGTACTATGGTCAATTCCTTCTTAGAGCAGCTGATGATGTCGCTGGCACAGACACAGGTGTTATGACAATTCAGTGGAGAGGCTCCTGACCTTGGCACTGTCATCCCCAGGAAGCATAGACTGAATGACCAGAGTAATTTTGGCCAGAGGGCACAGAATAGGCTCATAGTGAGAGCGGGATGACAGGCAGCAGGCAGCCACCTCTATGACATTGCAGATGGTCACTGAGGAAAAGACGAAGGAGATTCTTACTCTTCGTCACATGATTATTTACCAGAACAGCTTCAAGTGAGCCACAATGGTATAGCAAGTATCTACAAGATGCCTTTATCAGCCCATGGTACAGAGAATTGCTAAGAACGCTCTCCTTAGAATCAAGCTAAAATCCAGCAAAGTACAGCACCAGCAGGCTGCTTGTGTTAAGATGGAAAACAGGTTGCAGCACCAACAATACCAAACCCTGTGAGAAAGAGACAGAATTTTAGtaaaagagggaaagagaagtgATGTATTTCATATCATTTACAGTTATTTAAACTATTTCAACCACTTGATTTTAATGCATCCATCTAGTCATTCAGCTGATCAAAGatttacccccccccaaaaaaaaactatctttattGACAGTAAAcataataatttgcaaataaaatctTTAGTTACGTGTAATGAAAATGcgttgcaatatattttcagtatttattttgcccccttttcatgtaatttagaacAGAAAATGAGTAATTCCTTATTCTCTGCACTTAAAATGCACCTGCTGCCttctcaaggttaaccctgctacatatatatccctaattggaTCGATcacataacaactgcaaaacattgcattttatactaactttatatcAGTGGCAACGGTTtgtgtctgtggactaaagcccagattgtctcctccaaaaaaggcaaatggttggtggagtttggatattgaaaaatgcagtgaaaaatgttaatttgtttgaattatattttttatacttgactgatttgttattctatagcaacagaacagaaatgtcttataattacaaggtttttactgtccctttaactacaaatacAAATGACAAACATATGTGACACTTGCCTACCTACAAACATTTCACTGACATTAGTGAACTAATTTAAACagcccttacttaaagggacattaaatataattaaaaaaatgttatatcatGCATTAAAGAACAGCAATTAATCATTAAAGGGTAGATCACAAtaatttagaaaagcttatcaaattatttatttacaaaaaaatctcATATACTTAAATTGTGCATTTTATAGACATAACATTAGACAAACATTTCTTAAAGATTGGGATCGACCCCAAAAACTTACTCAGTAGCTTAAATACACATTCTTACATCTACTAATAACTTTTTGCAACCTTGATAATTTATCAACATACAATGCACTGTGTTATTTGAAcaaacatataatatacataccTAGTAGACATAATAAATCAAATGCTAACTACCCACCAAAATAAGTCATTCATCACTGTCtgctttacctatatatatatatatatatatatatatatatatatatatatatatatatatatatatatatatatatatatatatatatatatatatagatagatagatacacacacacacacatatatataatcaaacacacacacacacatatatatatacatacacacacacacatatatatatatatatatatatatatataaaatcaaacacacacacatatatatatatatatatatatataaaatcaaacacacacacatatatataatcaaacacacacacacatatatatatatatatatatatatacacacacacacacacacacaaaggcttcTACATGCCTGCCCATAATAATATGAATGGTATACACAGCTATACATCATTGCAGATCAATTAATGAGCTCCCCTTTAGTAAGTGCTCATATGTCCACTACCCAGATACGTACTCCTGTCCCTCTATAAACCTACACACGTCTGcccattatacatacacatagtaCATACCTACGTGGGCTGCTGGAGAGCTCCCTGCGGCTCCTGGTGATGCTATGGTTGTGAGTAAGCGTGTGAGCTTGGACTGAGTGCTGCTCTGAGCTCAGGATGGGAGGGGGGCCGATGTTTACACAGATGATGCAGATAGGCTGCAGGTTCTCAGGATGGATGTCAATGTGCTGCTGCTGATGAGAGATAACTGTGTTTGTTCCTATGTCCCTCTATGTGCTGTGCCACTGCTGTGCTGTTGTGTAAGTTAAGGGCTCTGCTGTGTATACTACATACATAGATACCTCTGTGAACTTATCTCACTTGCTAAGTGGGCCCTCTTCTTTAATGTTTTCATATTCAGTTTTTGCTTCTCTTATTTTTCCTAGTATTTTTTTCCGTTCACCCCATGTATCTGTTAACTCTCTATACATATTACTTTTCTTTGTACCCAGTCTGCTTTACTCTTTTTCTGAGGGTTTATTTGTGTACCTCTCTTTCCCCTTAATCCCTCTTTATCACTTTTCTTTCTTACTATCCAGATTCTGAGTACTAAATTTCAACTACAATCTTCAGTTCTGTATTTCCCTCTCTGTAACCTTCTTTCTATATAATTATAACCCTTCTCTCCAATACACTTATTTCTCTAACCAGTGTGTTGATAATATAGCCTGTATCAGGTTGTAATATCCAGATGTAACAGCCTCCTGCAAGCATCGTTTTTTTCCACAAAAATCCCTCTTCTCTCTTGTTACTGTGAATCTGCCTCTTTCAGTTCCTGTCTCCTTGACGCAGGCTGGGTGCAGACCAGCTTTGGTCGCCCTGTGTCCGCTGCAAC
Proteins encoded in this region:
- the AMIGO1 gene encoding amphoterin-induced protein 1, which produces MSLFCALWPKLLWSFSLCFLGMTVPRSGASPLNCHNTCVCASDIISCSKKELTIVPSGLPNYTAVLDLSHNSVTRLRAEWTSAPLKKLHTLLLSHNSLTFISSEALILTPHLRHLDLSCNKLRSLEENVFSALENLEVLLLFQNSINYIDRTAFDEMAHLQKLYMSHNLINRFPLELVKDGEKLPELALLDLSFNRIKILPVTQLRMLPAWVSNGLFLHGNPLTCDCELYGLYWSWHVRQLSSIIDFRDELRCHPVPQNKLLTINIFILNSSEGLNCSAVREAGMEAYLGETVTLHCDTKLRGGSQVWITPDNVWVQAHSGGTSGNRSVSVLSNGSLQIRPIRLEDKGTYTCYAQGESLNETLYVTLTVFNFTQHVHQDTLNTAYTTLVGCVASVILVLIYLYLTPCRCCCRPSDKGQGEDRDSIRSSVLSATPNHETTSDKAALSRHVAFLEPSGDLRGQNGKLKPNGSQEVPGIKGPPLQPHSPHRKLSDPGSISSVFSDTPIVV